A region from the Pseudonocardia petroleophila genome encodes:
- a CDS encoding DUF1059 domain-containing protein, which yields MARMMIDCRDVPSDSNCTLAIAGDDVDDLLDAAVLHATSKHGHADSPELREGIRGGLKPVETAMA from the coding sequence ATGGCTCGCATGATGATCGACTGCAGGGACGTGCCCAGCGACAGCAACTGCACGCTCGCGATCGCCGGGGACGACGTCGACGACCTGCTGGACGCCGCGGTGCTGCACGCCACGAGCAAGCACGGCCACGCGGACTCCCCCGAACTCCGCGAGGGCATCCGTGGTGGACTCAAGCCGGTCGAGACCGCGATGGCCTGA
- a CDS encoding response regulator transcription factor, producing MRVVLADDAVLLREGLARILTDSGFEVVGQAGDAPSLVDLVRYEPPDVAVIDLRMPPGFAAEGIDAAAEIRAFAPSVGLMLLSQHVEVHHALRLMTDFDGGVGYLLKDRVFDLTAFAADVRRVAGGDVVLDSELVGRLVARRRRDDPLDRLSAREREVLALMAQGLTNAGLCADLHLSAKTVEGHVRSIFTKLDLDADERSHRRVLAVLRFLRGQTPSRDVRR from the coding sequence GTGCGGGTAGTCCTCGCCGACGACGCCGTGCTCCTGCGCGAGGGGCTGGCGCGGATACTCACCGACTCCGGCTTCGAGGTGGTCGGCCAGGCCGGCGACGCACCGTCACTCGTCGACCTCGTCCGGTACGAGCCTCCCGACGTCGCCGTGATCGACCTGCGGATGCCGCCCGGGTTCGCCGCCGAGGGCATCGACGCCGCCGCCGAGATCCGCGCGTTCGCGCCGTCCGTCGGACTGATGCTGCTGTCCCAGCACGTGGAGGTCCATCACGCGCTGCGGCTCATGACCGACTTCGACGGGGGTGTGGGCTACCTGCTCAAGGACCGGGTGTTCGACCTCACCGCGTTCGCCGCCGACGTACGGCGCGTGGCCGGCGGTGACGTCGTCCTCGACTCCGAGCTCGTGGGTCGGCTGGTCGCCCGGCGCCGCCGCGACGACCCGCTCGACCGGCTCAGCGCACGCGAGCGCGAGGTGCTCGCCCTCATGGCGCAGGGCCTCACCAACGCCGGCCTCTGCGCGGACCTGCACCTGAGCGCCAAGACCGTCGAGGGGCACGTCCGCAGCATCTTCACCAAGCTCGACCTCGACGCCGACGAGCGCTCGCACCGGCGGGTGCTGGCGGTGCTGCGGTTCCTGCGCGGCCAGACCCCGTCCCGCGATGTCCGACGGTGA
- a CDS encoding cation diffusion facilitator family transporter, giving the protein MGHGHGHGHSADTDRRRLAIALAITLLTAVVGAVGAVIVGSLALLADLGHLLTDAGALAAAFVASILAQRPANARRTFGLGRVEVLVAGINAITLVAVVVWVAVEGVGRLVEPADVPGLPLLVVGALGLVGNLVSLVVLAGGDRRNMNMRGAMLHVLGDALGSVGVLAAAVVLLLTGWPYADTVASLFIVALILPRTVGLLREVGHVLLEGAPRGIDTAEVHDALLDVPGVRDVHELHVWSINDRRPSVSAHLVVDEAVHVRCGEASVLDCAAGVLRERFGLDHSTLQIEQDDHVDHEDHCH; this is encoded by the coding sequence ATGGGTCACGGGCACGGTCACGGGCACTCCGCCGACACCGACCGCCGGCGTCTGGCGATCGCCCTCGCGATCACGCTGCTCACCGCCGTCGTCGGGGCGGTCGGGGCCGTCATCGTCGGGTCGCTCGCCCTGCTCGCCGATCTCGGGCACCTGCTCACCGACGCCGGGGCGCTCGCCGCCGCGTTCGTCGCCTCGATCCTCGCCCAGCGCCCCGCCAACGCCCGGCGGACGTTCGGGCTCGGGCGGGTCGAGGTGCTGGTGGCGGGGATCAACGCCATCACGCTGGTGGCCGTCGTCGTCTGGGTGGCGGTGGAGGGCGTCGGGCGGCTCGTCGAACCCGCCGACGTGCCGGGCCTGCCGCTGCTGGTCGTCGGCGCGCTCGGGCTGGTCGGCAACCTCGTCTCGCTGGTCGTGCTCGCCGGGGGCGACCGCCGCAACATGAACATGCGCGGCGCGATGCTGCACGTGCTCGGCGACGCGCTCGGCTCCGTCGGCGTGCTCGCCGCCGCCGTCGTGCTGCTGCTCACCGGCTGGCCCTACGCCGACACCGTGGCCTCGCTGTTCATCGTCGCGCTGATCCTGCCGCGCACGGTCGGGCTGCTCCGCGAGGTCGGGCACGTCCTGCTGGAGGGTGCGCCGCGCGGGATCGACACCGCCGAGGTCCACGACGCGCTGCTCGACGTCCCCGGCGTCCGGGACGTGCACGAGCTGCACGTCTGGTCGATCAACGACCGGCGGCCGTCGGTGTCGGCGCACCTGGTCGTCGACGAGGCCGTCCACGTCCGCTGCGGCGAGGCGTCGGTGCTCGACTGCGCGGCGGGCGTGCTGCGCGAGCGCTTCGGCCTCGACCACAGCACGCTGCAGATCGAGCAGGACGACCACGTCGACCACGAGGACCACTGCCACTGA
- a CDS encoding sensor histidine kinase, whose amino-acid sequence MNPALAADRAGYDDVPPLAREAAVGSLGLLVLGLVAYGATLDFHVGNLHNALLALTFAGVGLYVLRARPAHRVGLLFVGLGVASALMFFGRQAGLHSPALPGGAWLAWVSIWLVPLVMAAAGVAVMVFPTGRHLSRRWRAASFAMVGLAILVAFASALWPIEDDWRRGGLTFPFDIGGADAARTVAAPLMLTCYVGFQVLWAAAVVVRLRRADGDEARQLRWFVFAVTVSVLVLVTGDLAWGTPLPGLLTLPLVPLAAGVAIVRYRLYDIDPVINKTLVGGAMVLLISVGYVGVVVGAGALVPVSDRVLALVATAAVAVAFEPVRRRAQALADRLVYGRRVTPYETLSRLSAQLSRNDEGLLVGLAATIGGGVGASEVVVWVGDAERMQAVAAWPARPPVGPRSLAELGSRRELVRPVRHDGVVQGALVLTTTPGVPLTPAEDRLLGDLVAQTGLVIDHRARLEQVARQASELQAAARRIVTAEDSARRRIERNLHDGVQQRLVSLGMALGAMVERAAATGCPDLVREAEHARRQLLDATAELRDTARGLHPAVLTLDGLDAALANLVDRSPVLVRLHVDLDRRPPPEVEATAYFLVSEALTNAARHAGASVVDVDVSLDGDRLTVEVSDDGAGGAELEPGGGLHGLADRLSALGARLQVVSPPGGGTTVRAELTCG is encoded by the coding sequence ATGAACCCGGCCCTCGCCGCCGACCGGGCGGGGTACGACGACGTGCCCCCGCTCGCGCGGGAGGCTGCGGTCGGCAGCCTGGGCCTGCTCGTGCTCGGGCTGGTCGCGTACGGCGCGACGCTGGACTTCCACGTCGGCAACCTGCACAACGCGTTGCTCGCGCTCACCTTCGCCGGTGTCGGGCTCTACGTGCTCCGCGCGCGGCCCGCGCACCGCGTGGGGCTGCTCTTCGTCGGGCTCGGGGTGGCGTCCGCGCTCATGTTCTTCGGCCGCCAGGCCGGACTGCACAGCCCCGCGCTGCCCGGAGGTGCGTGGCTGGCGTGGGTGTCGATCTGGCTGGTGCCGCTGGTGATGGCGGCCGCCGGCGTCGCGGTGATGGTGTTCCCGACCGGGCGGCACCTGTCGCGGCGGTGGCGGGCCGCGTCCTTCGCCATGGTCGGGCTGGCGATCCTGGTCGCGTTCGCGTCGGCCCTGTGGCCGATCGAGGACGACTGGCGCCGCGGCGGCCTCACCTTCCCGTTCGACATCGGCGGTGCGGACGCCGCCCGGACCGTCGCCGCGCCGCTGATGCTCACCTGCTACGTGGGGTTCCAGGTCCTGTGGGCCGCGGCGGTCGTCGTCCGGCTGCGCCGGGCCGACGGCGACGAGGCCCGTCAGCTGCGCTGGTTCGTGTTCGCCGTGACCGTGTCGGTGCTGGTCCTGGTCACCGGGGACCTCGCATGGGGCACGCCGCTGCCCGGGTTGCTCACGCTCCCGCTGGTGCCGCTCGCGGCGGGGGTGGCGATCGTCCGGTACCGGCTCTACGACATCGACCCGGTGATCAACAAGACCCTCGTCGGCGGCGCGATGGTGCTGCTGATCTCCGTCGGCTACGTCGGCGTGGTGGTCGGGGCGGGTGCGCTGGTCCCGGTGTCGGACCGGGTGCTGGCCCTCGTCGCGACGGCGGCGGTGGCGGTCGCGTTCGAGCCCGTTCGACGACGCGCCCAGGCCCTGGCCGATCGGCTCGTCTACGGCCGGCGGGTCACGCCGTACGAGACGCTCTCGCGGCTCTCCGCCCAGCTGTCCCGCAACGACGAGGGGCTGCTGGTGGGCCTCGCCGCCACGATCGGGGGCGGCGTCGGCGCCTCCGAGGTCGTGGTGTGGGTCGGTGACGCGGAGCGCATGCAGGCGGTCGCCGCGTGGCCCGCACGGCCACCCGTGGGTCCGCGCTCGCTCGCCGAGCTCGGGAGCCGCCGCGAGCTGGTGCGACCGGTCCGCCACGACGGCGTCGTGCAGGGGGCGCTCGTGCTGACCACGACGCCGGGTGTGCCGCTGACACCGGCCGAGGACCGGCTCCTGGGCGACCTGGTCGCGCAGACCGGGCTCGTCATCGACCACCGGGCCCGCCTCGAGCAGGTCGCCCGCCAGGCCTCCGAGCTGCAGGCGGCGGCCCGCCGGATCGTCACGGCCGAGGACTCGGCGCGGCGTCGGATCGAGCGCAACCTCCACGACGGGGTCCAGCAGCGGCTGGTGTCGCTCGGCATGGCGCTCGGAGCGATGGTCGAGCGCGCAGCGGCGACGGGCTGTCCCGACCTGGTGCGGGAGGCCGAGCACGCCCGCCGGCAGCTGCTGGACGCGACCGCCGAGCTGCGCGACACGGCACGCGGGCTGCACCCGGCGGTGCTCACCCTGGACGGGCTCGACGCCGCCCTGGCCAACCTCGTCGACCGGTCACCGGTCCTCGTCCGGCTCCACGTCGATCTCGACCGGAGACCACCCCCCGAGGTCGAGGCCACCGCCTACTTCCTGGTCAGCGAGGCGCTGACCAACGCGGCCCGCCACGCCGGCGCGAGCGTCGTCGACGTCGACGTGTCGCTCGACGGAGACCGCCTCACCGTCGAGGTGAGCGACGACGGGGCCGGAGGCGCCGAGCTCGAACCCGGTGGCGGTCTGCACGGGCTCGCCGACCGGCTCTCCGCCCTCGGCGCGCGGCTGCAGGTCGTGAGCCCACCCGGCGGGGGGACCACGGTCCGGGCGGAGCTGACGTGCGGGTAG
- a CDS encoding GNAT family N-acetyltransferase, whose product MSDGDGTGRGSARPLPGSADTAELRDATPADAHAVATVIVRSWRVAYRGQLPDDVLADLSVPDRERLWSEILTGPPRTRTVVATIGPVVVGVAATGPPLVPADRGDPTVGDLYALYLDPDLWSRGLGTRLHAAALDRLRSGGCTHAGLWVLATNERALRFYHRHGWIDTGRTQVDRGPGGVELHERRLRRSLTATGRDDGSRSPAG is encoded by the coding sequence ATGTCCGACGGTGACGGCACGGGTCGCGGGTCGGCGCGCCCTCTCCCCGGGAGCGCCGACACGGCCGAGCTCCGGGACGCGACACCGGCCGACGCCCACGCCGTCGCCACCGTCATCGTGCGCTCCTGGCGCGTCGCCTACCGCGGCCAGCTCCCCGACGACGTCCTCGCCGACCTGTCCGTCCCCGACCGGGAACGGCTCTGGTCGGAGATCCTGACCGGCCCACCACGCACCCGGACCGTCGTCGCGACGATCGGACCCGTCGTCGTCGGCGTCGCGGCGACCGGGCCGCCCCTCGTGCCGGCCGACCGCGGCGACCCCACCGTCGGCGACCTCTACGCGCTCTACCTCGACCCCGACCTCTGGAGCCGGGGTCTCGGGACCCGGCTGCACGCCGCCGCCCTCGACCGCCTCCGGTCGGGCGGCTGCACCCACGCCGGCCTGTGGGTCCTCGCGACCAACGAACGCGCATTGCGCTTCTACCACCGCCACGGCTGGATCGACACCGGCCGGACCCAGGTCGACCGCGGACCCGGCGGTGTCGAGCTGCACGAGCGACGACTCCGCCGCAGCCTGACCGCCACGGGCCGCGACGATGGTTCGCGGAGTCCGGCTGGGTGA